Below is a window of Malania oleifera isolate guangnan ecotype guangnan chromosome 1, ASM2987363v1, whole genome shotgun sequence DNA.
TTAGATGATGTGATAGAAagtagttagcaaatttcaaggatgaaattttttataaggggagattgtagagacctgaactacgaaaataaggaaattaaataagaaaggaaaaaagggattttcagcaggcttcgtcaacgaactcaatGTTCTCGTCCACGAAGGCCCTTTTGAGGTTCGTCGCCTAAATTTAGAGTTTCATCGACAAAGAGATCCAGAACGTCcaaaaaatatcaggcttagggttcgtcgatgaggcccttccttcgtcgacgaacaaccttgtgtggctcgtcgacgaaggcgtcatttcgttgacgaatttgacCTGGTCCAGGgatctataaatagattttcaattgcttcatggttaagaattcaaaatatttctccctctctctctagaacctatGCCCACACTCTCTCACTCTTCGGTCCTTCGTCGTTCATTGCCCATTTCAACGATCGGAGGTTACCATGATGATCATGGAGCGAATATCTACAAATATagcggagtggattcttgattttagggaaaaactaGGGTTCGATTTTCGAGCATCTCAGGTGATTTtgaggaaataggtaaggggattatattatgtcagttatgtttGAGTTTTAACAGATTGAAATGTTAAAACGGTTTTTAGATAAACAATTACggcttttctagggtttccgagcctaggattcgtttaactgactttattttcaaaaccaacagttaaaatttaagtatgatattttttaaaatatagtatgGATCTTTATGAACGTTTTCACCAGTTagaaagttgttatttcaaaccatagactTCTTCGAAAATCAACCAaagacggtagggttgattatctccatttttcccgtATTTATCTATATATCCACATCTAATAAAATAACAACCTGAAGATATTTGTACTCCCGTTTTAGCAGCAGTATGTATGTTCTCAAACAATtgagttatgtatgagttaccaaaagaaaattgtgtggcatgagtatatttttaattgacattaaataagcaagttttgtgtaatactgaactgtaaCAGCTATAAGCCAAGATGAGAAATATGACAACCATATGCcaagagaagaaaagagaagagatgagatgagatgtgatGGCTAAATGTCGAGTTTATGATACGCCGATTTTTACCGAGTCAGTATCGAGTAGATGTTTCACAGAGTTATGTACAGAGTATGTTatattacattttttatgaagtgaatgatgattacagttttatacaatgtaaattgtcatatatgatagtagagccctgttATAATGATCTCATGtttagagcacgataccgtaaccATATatatgtaggggtgcaaccacactgctcagttagagtgtggatgggaaaggcaaCTAGTtgcctgggtaaagtactcctcgAAGGAGTGGTTCCGGGGCCCCATCCGACATAGTATTCTAGATGAATCAGCCTTTGGGCGGCCTTCGggcacaaagagagagagagagagagagagagagagagagagagagagagagagagagagtaggcaccatcgtactactatatgtttgacttggcaTTAGTCGGCCGGCTATTTTCTAGGTccagccttcaagccgcacaacccatcatagggggaagcatgtcgcacgtgtatgtgatggcgtgacAACGCTAGTCCTACAAatcaggttgtatcttctaggcatatatggacatatttactatagaaaggacTATATTGAgtcaaaatatgtattttcagatttacatagcagtacagttttataatgtcaattaaatgtatttaaatgttagtagTATATATtcacacgaaatctcatgctagccacacactgataataatataatccgtcttactaagaggtgtctcaccctaacatacaAATGTGTTTCAAGTCCTCTGAGAGATCGAGCCTAGCGTGGAATTTGTTTATATAACATGTCCTAACAATCCTAGTCACTCTCTCATCTTAAATTTTCTACAAGTAGCTATAAATGCGTTCACTCGTTGTTTTATCTTCTAAGTAGCTATAAATGCGTTCACTCGTTTTATCTTCTAGAGTTATACCACCCATCAATCCTTAAATTAATCCTTCCTCCAGAGCCTATTTGATGTAATGAAAGCAATTTGCAGTGTATGCAAAGCCTAAGCAGATGGCAATAATATTCCAACAAGCATGAATGACAAGTTGTATAAATGTTGACATCACACAAGGCTTCATTGTCATGCCACCCAAACAATCTTTCCCTTATGATGTTAGagggatttttttaaaaatttttttaagtaGGGTCTTCACCTTCAATCTATAGctcaaatgaataaaaaatttggCCTATTTGGCACAATTCATCATAAAGCACACCATAATAGCAGGCTTTAAAATTTTGTGACGCATTTTGTTATGCTGAATGAAAATATGAAGATACTTGCATTTAAGGGTGACTGGCCAAATTTTGTTTCTCTTTGTGGCCGTACGTGAATATTTGTGAATTGAAATGCAATATTTTTCCATGAAATTCAGATATCATCCATAGAAGGGCCAATTGTCATTGGCCAAACACTTTGCACCCTATGAAGGGCCCTACAACATGCAAGCTTAACTAGTTAGATGAAAGTAAACTGCAAATTCACCATATAAATAAGTTCACAAGCAACGAATGCAAATTACGCAAAAGCAATAACCAATCATGAAAGTTAATAGGAGTCAAGTGATAACCTATTATCATACCTCTAGAGGCCAAGTGTGTTTGGCTAGGGAAGCAAGTAGCTAAACACATTCAAAATAGCTATAGAGTTCTAGAATATTGATGATATCTTACCCTCTCCTTAAGGGCTATGCAATTTCTGTATCAAGAGAAAAACATCAATATGATGGATTCGTACTCCCTGTTTTCACCAAGGCATTATCCTGCTCAAAGAATAAAAACTACACTACTATTTATATGATGGTACCCATCCCGTGTGCACAAAACAAACGACCCAGAATTTGCATGGACTTTACATAATTGAGTCCAAATCATTCAATCAATTCCACACAATAATTCCCACACGTAAAGCTTAACAATAAATCTCACTGTGAAAGCATTTAAGTGCTTCCAACATCTCACAACAACAAATTTAATACTATGTTATTAAAAATGTCTGCCAATATATGCATGTACTCAGGACCAGTTGCATAATTGCTGTTAAATTACATCACACTAATATCTCAAAAGCATCTTAAGTTTGAGAACTACATTTCACTGGAGTGTCAACAGCACATCTGGACTCTTCTAGTGCTAATTCAATTGGCTGGCTGCTGCAGCAATGCGACAGACTCAGTCTATCACTAAATGATGTTTCTTTCGTGGTTCATAAGTTCTTTCTTACTACTAAGAACAAGTCATTACTAACACTTActcaagattttaagtcttggcATCAAGGATTAGCTTCCACCTCTGCTGGAGCTGGACACAATACGACAATTTGTGCTTTCTATAGATGCCGTTTTTCTCCCTAGGACTACACATTTCTTCTTGTATATAGCAGCACTAGAACAATCAACATAAACAAAACAATTTTATCAAAAACAGAACATTGAATTTGGAAGGTTCAACTAAATGGAAGATCATAACATCTCTCTTGAGCAATTTTATCTCTTACTTCTCTTTACCTTTTCCTTGCCATTCCAAGCCAGGCTTTAACTTGCCAACATTCTCACTGAACTTTCTATCTACAGTAAGTAAAATAAGTCTGAAAGTTAACAGTTACATCGCGGATGATACCacatttacaaaaaataaaattaaaaattaaaaaaataaagatctTACAGACTTAACAGGGTTattacaaaaaacaaaaaacataacaTAGGGACAAGTAAAATATACACCTCCCCTACAGAGAAAGAGCTGCTTATCCTCTAACATCACCATGGAGCAGTAGCCTCTCCCCCAAACCTCAGCTCATGGCTCTCTGCTCTTGGCTCTAGACTCTCTACATCAGCATTGAACTTTTTGGAGGCTTGTTTTAGTTTCACAAGCTTTGTTTCTAAATTCCTTATCCAATATTCCGTGCGATCCCGTTCATTTCTAGCATCCATGTACCTCTTTCTGTCCATGGCACCTTCTGATTCAAAGGCAAGGGTCACAAGTTGCTCTAGCCGAGCATATAAAAATCCAACATTCATGCCCAAAAGCTCAAAGGCTTTCAGAGTCCTGTGCCAGATTGAAAATTCATCCCTGGAGGTGCTGAGATTGCAAGCTCTTATGGCATCAGCGATGTTCACAGTTTCAGAAATAATTCCAGCAATCAAATCAATATTTTTTATGCCCTTGAGAAGATGCTCATGAAGGAATGCATTCTGGCTGCAGCAGAGCTCATAGTACTTGGTTCGAGTTTGTTCAGACAGTTCAGAATCTATTAGTGTTCCATGTATAAGAATGTTGAAATCCTCAACACGGTTCACGTCTTTAAACTGAATTGCAGGCATCCCAAAATTTGAACCCTCCATGACTTCTGAATCAACCTCTTCACTGTCATTTTTAAAGCTTTCTTCCAGTTGCTGAAGACTAGGACTTGGTGGTAGCTGGCTCATCCTTCTATTCTTCTTTTGTACAAAGGCTAATGGAAGAGATTTGGGATACTTCCTCTTTTTACTTTTACAAGCTGTTGTTCTAACTTCTgcaacatctttttttttttggggggggggagggggggggggggtgagaatttCAGCATCCAAAAAGGagaaattaatgatatgagaatTTTAAAGGCAAAGCAACTTTTTGGGATACATGAACAATATGGGGAGTATCAAACAAAGGCATCAACTAATTTACCTGCATTTTGCTGGTTAGAATGAGCATCCAAATTTAGAAGGCCAAGAGCCCCATCCACTTCTTTCAAGTCATTTGTCCTTATTATGTACACCTACATAGCAATGAGGTGAAATTTGTATATAGCTGACTATATTTAGGATGAACAATGATTTCCAGTATTTTAAGTGTACTatacaactctctctctccctacccCCACGTCGTTCTAAACAAATCCTAAAAATTCAGCTAATACGGGtgagaaatgaaaataattttggaCTCACATTCTAGTTATTATTGTGCAAGTGCTAATTATCTTGCTTTTAAACTTTTGAAGGAGGCCAGGCCCAGCCTGAATGCCTGGGATTGACTAGATATGTAGCAGGCTTCTGATCAATCTCAGTCCTAACATATTTTAGCATCCAAAAAGGagaaattaatgatatgagaatTTTAAAGGCAAAGCAACTTTTTGGGATACATGGACAATATGGGGAGTATCAAACAAAGGCATCAACTAATTTACCTGCATTTTGCTGGTTAGAATGAGCATCCAAATTTAGAAGGCCAAGAGCCCCATCCACTTCTTTCAAGTCATTTGTCCTTATTATGTACACCTACATAGCAATGAGGTGAAATTTGTATATAGCTGACTATATTTAGGATGAACAATGATTTTCAGTATTTTAAGTGTACTatacaactctctctctccctacccCCACGTTGTTCTAAACAAATCCTAAAAATTCAGCTAATACGGGtgagaaatgaaaataattttggaCTCACATTCTAGTTATTATTGTGCAAGTGCTAATTATCTTGCTTTTAAACTTTTGAAGGAAGCCAGGCCCAGCCTGAATGCCTGGGATTGACTAGATATGTAGCAGGCTTCTGATCAATCTCAGTCCTAACATATTTTAGCATCCaaaaaggagaaattaaggatatGAGAATTTTAAAGGCAAAGCAACTTTTTGGGATACATGAACAATATGGGGAGTATCAAACAAAGGCATCAACTAATTTACCTGCATTTTGCTGGTTAGAATGAGCATCCAAATTTAGAAGGCCAAGAGCCCCATCCACTTCTTTCAAGTCATTTGTCCTTATTATGTACACCTACATAGCAATGAGGTGAAATTTGCATATAGCTGACTATATTTAGGATGAACAATGATTTTCAGTATTTTAAGTGTACTATACAACTCTCTCTCCCCCTACCCCCACGTCATTCTAAACAAATCCTAAAAATTCAGCTAATACGGGtgagaaatgaaaataattttggaCTCACATTCTAGTTATTATTGTGCAAGTGCTAATTATCTCGCTTTTAAACTTTTGAAGGAGGCCAGGCCCAGCCTGAATGCCTGGGATTGACTAGATATGTAGCAGGCTTCTGATCAATCTCAGTCCTAACATATTTTACAGAGCTTTGGTTTGGTTAGCTCACATTGGGCTCGTTAAGGAAGGCCTAGCCTCCTTAGTTAACCCTTCTTTAGATTGCTGTTGATCAGTCACATGTCTTCCCCAGTCATGTGTCCTCACCAAAAGCCTTATTGGGCCTGCGAACACCCTTTTTCTCACTGGGCATACTCTGCCGTGACTTTCTACTATTTCGAAGATGACAACAAGCAATAAGGCTTGATAACTAACCACTATAAATGCTCCTCTTCTTGCTTCACTTGGGGACTTTTTGAAACCTTGATAATCCACTGTCATTCTCTCTTTCTAAAATTACTCTAAGATGCAGGCACACTGCACAAACTAACAGATAAAAccccaaaattcaaattc
It encodes the following:
- the LOC131164826 gene encoding B3 domain-containing protein Os01g0234100-like isoform X1 — encoded protein: MAEEVVKKKVEQLPCHTLKSPEDHLTLTQLSFSSRRERVFSSSSPKLSLTGKRKRPKLDGEKLTRIKKRHSYCKFKRVVPGTAGDSVSRRRNKSGFDGSQSLDKAKSSTMIRAKEVQLNLGTKFPSFVKAMVRSHVSSCFWMGLPVSFCVSYLPKTDTAITLEDDCGTQFETKFIAEKTGLSGGWKRFSVEQKLLEGDVLVFHLVEPSKFKVYIIRTNDLKEVDGALGLLNLDAHSNQQNADVAEVRTTACKSKKRKYPKSLPLAFVQKKNRRMSQLPPSPSLQQLEESFKNDSEEVDSEVMEGSNFGMPAIQFKDVNRVEDFNILIHGTLIDSELSEQTRTKYYELCCSQNAFLHEHLLKGIKNIDLIAGIISETVNIADAIRACNLSTSRDEFSIWHRTLKAFELLGMNVGFLYARLEQLVTLAFESEGAMDRKRYMDARNERDRTEYWIRNLETKLVKLKQASKKFNADVESLEPRAESHELRFGGEATAPW
- the LOC131164826 gene encoding B3 domain-containing protein Os01g0234100-like isoform X3, with the translated sequence MSRWCLVLRVTLRRRNKSGFDGSQSLDKAKSSTMIRAKEVQLNLGTKFPSFVKAMVRSHVSSCFWMGLPVSFCVSYLPKTDTAITLEDDCGTQFETKFIAEKTGLSGGWKRFSVEQKLLEGDVLVFHLVEPSKFKVYIIRTNDLKEVDGALGLLNLDAHSNQQNAEVRTTACKSKKRKYPKSLPLAFVQKKNRRMSQLPPSPSLQQLEESFKNDSEEVDSEVMEGSNFGMPAIQFKDVNRVEDFNILIHGTLIDSELSEQTRTKYYELCCSQNAFLHEHLLKGIKNIDLIAGIISETVNIADAIRACNLSTSRDEFSIWHRTLKAFELLGMNVGFLYARLEQLVTLAFESEGAMDRKRYMDARNERDRTEYWIRNLETKLVKLKQASKKFNADVESLEPRAESHELRFGGEATAPW